A region of Vibrio porteresiae DSM 19223 DNA encodes the following proteins:
- a CDS encoding TIGR01244 family sulfur transferase, whose amino-acid sequence MLDIKTLTSTLSVSPQIEKMDLKKIADLGFKTIICNRPDGEAEEQPLNGELGMLAERLGMDFIEQPVIAGAICAEDYVEFAQALATATPPVLAFCRTGTRCTTLWVNGTEDLGSREERLNHATQLGFVIKA is encoded by the coding sequence ATGCTCGATATCAAAACCCTCACTAGCACCCTCTCTGTTAGTCCACAGATCGAAAAGATGGATCTTAAGAAAATTGCCGATTTAGGGTTTAAAACCATTATCTGCAACAGGCCTGACGGTGAAGCAGAAGAACAACCATTAAATGGTGAGCTGGGAATGCTAGCAGAGCGACTTGGTATGGACTTTATTGAGCAACCCGTCATTGCGGGCGCTATCTGTGCTGAAGATTATGTCGAGTTCGCACAAGCATTGGCCACAGCTACCCCCCCTGTTTTGGCGTTTTGCCGCACCGGAACACGTTGTACAACGTTGTGGGTCAATGGGACTGAAGATTTAGGTAGCCGTGAAGAACGTCTAAACCACGCCACGCAACTTGGTTTTGTGATTAAGGCGTAA
- a CDS encoding toxic anion resistance protein encodes MNEMASASMTFSCDFIQAPELILSQAALDLAETFDPLDVVAMKDFGIAVVNEMVELAPQLSAHQQRVELGETVNLLQAMVDVVESPALEQLFQPSFLSKLPLIGERYDPVKTFCCYVDSQKVQFDRLILELQGQMVKLGQQLSQFEQLTHYCANLLQQLEMHIEAGQFRLAQLNHTVLPQLQEQAQKSGHIIDAQQYQEATQAVMKLDERVDQLMMARFAALNLAPQIRFTQQGNQILLAGIEDIMCDTLRSWQQELVDAAEQKEQAPELAVVQKRVNAMHQTLSNMLTHAKTNKAKSEQAQLNIRHLFDELNQTLSQTLAECDSL; translated from the coding sequence ATGAATGAAATGGCATCAGCTTCGATGACCTTTAGCTGTGATTTTATCCAAGCACCTGAGCTTATTTTGTCGCAGGCAGCCCTTGATTTGGCAGAGACATTCGATCCCCTCGATGTTGTAGCGATGAAAGATTTTGGCATCGCAGTGGTGAATGAAATGGTGGAACTAGCCCCGCAATTATCTGCCCATCAGCAGCGCGTTGAGTTGGGTGAGACGGTGAATCTATTACAAGCCATGGTCGATGTGGTGGAGTCTCCCGCACTTGAGCAACTTTTCCAGCCCTCTTTCCTATCGAAATTGCCTTTAATTGGTGAACGATATGATCCCGTGAAGACGTTCTGTTGCTACGTAGATTCCCAAAAAGTCCAGTTCGATCGACTGATACTAGAGCTTCAAGGTCAAATGGTGAAACTCGGCCAACAACTGAGCCAATTCGAGCAGTTAACTCACTACTGTGCCAATCTACTTCAGCAGTTGGAAATGCATATCGAAGCGGGTCAGTTTCGATTGGCTCAGCTTAACCATACCGTGTTACCTCAGCTTCAAGAGCAAGCACAAAAGAGCGGCCATATTATCGATGCGCAGCAATATCAGGAAGCGACTCAGGCGGTGATGAAACTCGATGAACGAGTGGATCAACTTATGATGGCACGATTCGCTGCGCTCAATCTCGCACCACAAATTCGTTTTACACAACAAGGGAACCAGATACTACTTGCAGGTATCGAAGATATTATGTGTGACACATTAAGGTCTTGGCAGCAGGAGCTGGTTGATGCTGCAGAACAAAAGGAGCAAGCCCCTGAGTTAGCCGTGGTGCAAAAGAGAGTGAATGCCATGCACCAAACGCTAAGCAACATGCTTACGCATGCCAAGACCAATAAAGCGAAGAGTGAACAAGCTCAACTGAATATTCGACATCTATTTGATGAGCTTAATCAGACGTTATCACAAACGCTGGCTGAGTGTGATTCACTGTAA
- a CDS encoding L-lactate MFS transporter, with product MDTSTKRWSILVACCFINLCVGSMYAWSVFSAPMADYLNQLHGSHLTGADLAIVFIVCNSVGPITMITGGKINDTFGPKTVIFIGGLMFGGGMFLCGMATEVKHLVWAYGLLTGLGLGMVYGATISTCIKYFPDKRGLVGGLTTAIFGISSVILPPIASLITENMGVIASFKIIGAAFIIIVCGSAFFISKCPDNYKPAGWNLDANKAKGSKTVDKNWRQMLASPMFYVLIVMLTSGAVAGMMCIALAAPMAQRMIGMSTAAATAVVSTLALFNVCGRVIAGWLSDRIGRNNTLALALLFTMFGLYSLYISGQGDITSFYIGICLVGGCFGAFMGVFPGFTTDQFGTRHNSVNFGIMFIGFAIAGYTGPTIMHSILTSTGSFKTSFLVGIAFSFVGLVLSFVYRALNNRAQLQLNYKTQ from the coding sequence ATGGATACATCAACAAAACGCTGGTCTATTTTGGTTGCGTGCTGCTTTATCAACTTATGCGTAGGCTCTATGTATGCGTGGAGTGTTTTCTCAGCACCGATGGCCGACTACTTAAATCAACTGCATGGCAGTCATCTTACGGGGGCTGATCTGGCGATTGTGTTTATCGTGTGTAACTCGGTAGGTCCAATTACGATGATCACTGGCGGCAAAATCAACGATACATTTGGCCCTAAAACGGTGATTTTCATTGGCGGTCTGATGTTTGGCGGCGGTATGTTCCTGTGTGGCATGGCCACTGAAGTAAAACATCTCGTTTGGGCCTATGGCTTACTAACTGGACTAGGTTTAGGCATGGTGTATGGTGCCACCATCAGCACCTGCATTAAATATTTCCCAGACAAACGTGGTTTAGTTGGCGGTTTAACGACCGCGATCTTTGGGATTAGCTCTGTGATTTTGCCTCCCATCGCCTCATTGATTACAGAAAATATGGGCGTTATCGCATCATTCAAAATCATCGGTGCAGCGTTCATCATCATTGTTTGCGGCAGTGCATTCTTTATCAGTAAATGCCCAGATAACTATAAGCCAGCCGGGTGGAATCTAGACGCTAACAAAGCCAAAGGTTCGAAAACGGTCGATAAAAACTGGCGCCAAATGTTGGCTAGCCCAATGTTCTACGTCTTGATTGTGATGCTAACCAGTGGCGCTGTCGCTGGGATGATGTGTATTGCTCTTGCCGCGCCAATGGCTCAACGCATGATTGGTATGTCGACTGCAGCCGCGACGGCCGTGGTGTCTACTTTGGCACTGTTCAACGTATGTGGACGTGTGATTGCGGGTTGGCTCTCTGACCGTATCGGGCGTAATAACACCTTAGCTCTTGCCTTACTCTTTACCATGTTTGGCTTGTATTCCCTTTATATCTCTGGACAAGGTGATATCACTAGTTTTTACATTGGTATTTGCCTAGTGGGTGGCTGTTTTGGGGCATTTATGGGCGTATTCCCTGGCTTCACTACTGACCAATTTGGCACCCGCCACAACAGTGTGAACTTCGGCATTATGTTTATCGGTTTTGCGATTGCAGGCTATACCGGTCCAACCATCATGCATTCCATTTTGACCAGCACTGGGAGTTTTAAAACTTCATTCCTTGTTGGTATCGCCTTTAGTTTCGTCGGTTTAGTGCTCTCCTTTGTTTATCGTGCCCTGAATAACCGCGCTCAATTACAACTGAATTATAAAACTCAATAA
- a CDS encoding NAD(P)/FAD-dependent oxidoreductase, producing MQRKFPHLSKPIRIGNVYFRNRMFGAPMGGTDITADCTIGPKTTAFYEYRAKGGVASVTVSELVVHPETEGSHMYHLDLQTPGSLASFTYTADAIRRHGAIASVELSHSGQYAGTYLVDKEKKAGLCQWGPSATVRPDGREVRGLTQELIDDIVKAYGEKALLAKKAGFEMIMVHGGHGWLINQFLSPYFNKRTDQYGGSLENRVRFAQEVLDSVRKAVGPGFPIEFRMSGSELFDGGYDLEEGIKIAQLIESRVDLIHVSAGTYQRGFGVTHPSMFLPHGSNVYLAEAIKKNVSVPVATIGGLNDPQHMEEIIASGKADIVEMARALLADPELPKKVITNQDDRIVRCLRCFTCMAERAETSTRRCTVNPFIGRELDGMEIVPAADKKKVLVVGAGPGGLRAALTAAKRGHEVICCDQNAEVGGILIGEQAIPFKYEMYQLGGSLGRLCQDAGVEFRLNTKVDKAYADAVNADHIIIAVGSEPFVPAIKGIDAANVVTINDYHSKPDVITDDVVVLGGGLAGCEAAIHFARENKRVRLVEMNDALSPDANIRHRPILLAEIENMGIEVLKNHRALEVLPHGVLCTTDQGEQVLVEGTSVLCAVGQRSRRKAVDELWDCAPMVAQVGDCVKVSSITTAIYQGHHAALDI from the coding sequence ATGCAAAGAAAGTTTCCTCATTTAAGTAAGCCGATTCGAATTGGTAACGTCTATTTCCGCAACCGCATGTTCGGTGCGCCTATGGGCGGTACCGACATTACTGCAGATTGTACGATTGGCCCCAAAACCACGGCATTTTATGAATACCGTGCCAAAGGTGGTGTCGCAAGTGTGACGGTCAGTGAGCTGGTGGTTCACCCAGAAACTGAAGGCTCGCATATGTATCATCTTGATCTGCAAACACCCGGATCGCTAGCCAGCTTTACTTACACTGCCGATGCGATACGTCGTCACGGCGCCATTGCGAGCGTGGAACTGTCGCACTCTGGTCAATATGCGGGAACTTACCTTGTTGATAAAGAGAAGAAAGCGGGTCTATGTCAGTGGGGGCCAAGTGCGACCGTACGTCCTGATGGTCGTGAAGTCCGCGGGCTAACACAAGAGCTTATCGACGATATCGTCAAAGCTTATGGTGAAAAAGCATTGCTGGCGAAAAAAGCTGGCTTTGAAATGATCATGGTGCATGGCGGCCACGGTTGGTTAATTAACCAATTTTTGTCGCCATATTTTAATAAACGTACCGACCAATATGGCGGCAGCTTAGAAAACCGTGTTCGTTTTGCTCAAGAAGTGTTAGACAGCGTGCGCAAAGCGGTTGGCCCAGGTTTCCCTATCGAGTTTCGTATGAGTGGTTCAGAGCTGTTCGACGGTGGCTATGATTTGGAAGAGGGAATTAAAATTGCGCAACTGATAGAAAGTCGTGTCGATTTAATCCACGTCTCTGCTGGGACTTACCAACGCGGCTTTGGCGTGACGCACCCATCAATGTTTTTGCCTCATGGCAGTAACGTCTATCTGGCTGAAGCGATCAAAAAGAACGTCAGTGTGCCAGTGGCAACTATTGGTGGCTTAAATGATCCTCAGCATATGGAAGAGATCATCGCCTCTGGCAAAGCCGATATTGTGGAAATGGCTCGGGCACTGCTTGCCGACCCTGAGTTACCAAAGAAAGTGATTACCAACCAAGATGATCGCATCGTGCGTTGTTTGCGCTGCTTCACTTGTATGGCTGAACGTGCTGAAACCTCGACGCGTCGCTGTACGGTCAACCCATTCATCGGTCGTGAACTGGATGGAATGGAAATTGTGCCTGCTGCCGATAAGAAAAAAGTGTTGGTGGTTGGGGCTGGCCCTGGTGGACTTCGCGCCGCATTAACCGCTGCTAAACGTGGTCACGAAGTGATTTGTTGTGATCAAAACGCTGAAGTAGGCGGGATCTTAATTGGTGAACAAGCCATTCCATTTAAGTATGAGATGTACCAATTGGGTGGTTCTCTTGGTCGTTTATGCCAAGATGCGGGCGTCGAGTTTCGTTTGAACACCAAAGTGGATAAAGCGTACGCGGATGCGGTGAATGCGGATCACATCATTATTGCTGTAGGTTCTGAGCCTTTCGTTCCGGCAATTAAAGGAATTGATGCGGCGAACGTGGTCACCATCAATGATTATCACAGCAAACCAGACGTTATTACGGATGATGTTGTGGTGCTCGGCGGTGGATTGGCTGGGTGTGAAGCGGCGATTCACTTTGCACGCGAAAACAAACGCGTGCGCTTAGTTGAAATGAACGATGCACTGTCACCCGATGCCAACATTCGTCATCGCCCCATCTTGCTGGCAGAAATCGAGAATATGGGCATTGAAGTACTCAAAAACCATAGAGCTTTAGAAGTGTTGCCTCATGGGGTGTTATGTACCACTGACCAAGGTGAGCAAGTATTAGTCGAAGGAACCAGCGTTTTGTGTGCGGTTGGACAGCGATCGCGTCGTAAGGCTGTTGATGAACTGTGGGATTGTGCACCTATGGTGGCGCAAGTGGGAGATTGCGTGAAAGTCTCTAGCATTACCACCGCTATCTATCAGGGGCATCATGCGGCGTTAGATATCTAG
- a CDS encoding peptidase U32 family protein — translation MSKSQFELLAPGGDLESIKAAIVAGADAVYCGLERFNARNRASNLTLDDLKAILVVAHAHDCKIFLTLNIILLESEIRAVIRLLNQLVHTDIDGVIIQDLGLGYIIKHYFPMLDVHASTQLNTHNEGQMSFLGNLNASRVNVSRELDLPEITRLANFGRQHNMLLEVFVHGSYCIGYSGLCYMSSARNGASGNRGRCSQPCRDTYQKTDVGVSHPLNMKDNSAYEDFAPLADAGVYSLKVEGRMKQSHYVYTVVDQWRKQIDSYEQKGQLLTDTSELYKVFNRDFSAGYLTGTINRDMYIDNPRNHAGDHFAQLAGVSDQEQKRLIKQKVYDDNTQIMTHMQQRIADLDQEVHQEPGRKNKIADIQVPVLKSQHRSDEPNVMRLNVLIGDSADAARYRGQEVSVYYALPSALARQLPAMLELFAQHPHLIAWFPAVLIGDDFDAAQTLLESLSPALIVTNNTGVATLANQLGIAWVAGPQLNLTNSYALHCLQEEYQCVGAFLSNEISAKQMKHVVRPEQFRLCYSVYHPLVLLTSRQCMFQQTIGCRKKRVTKGCLASCKKSASIINLNGSSYVIDKQRGEHNSIYHQHHCMNLQVVQDLPQLFTDLFIDLRDVPTETKVNLDRETLVSLFKQLCEPQLRESASEQLLASVAPTTNDQYLKGLA, via the coding sequence GTGAGTAAAAGTCAGTTTGAATTGTTGGCCCCTGGTGGCGATCTTGAGTCGATAAAGGCGGCCATCGTGGCAGGTGCCGATGCGGTTTATTGCGGGCTAGAACGCTTTAATGCTCGTAACCGTGCCTCCAATTTGACCCTCGATGACCTTAAAGCCATTCTGGTGGTTGCCCACGCTCACGATTGCAAAATATTCCTGACCCTTAATATCATCTTGCTTGAAAGTGAAATTCGAGCCGTAATACGCCTGCTGAACCAGTTAGTACACACTGACATTGATGGTGTGATTATTCAGGATTTAGGCCTGGGTTACATCATCAAACACTATTTCCCGATGCTGGATGTGCATGCCTCAACACAGTTAAACACCCACAATGAAGGGCAGATGAGTTTTTTGGGTAACCTCAATGCCAGCCGGGTCAATGTGTCCCGTGAGTTGGATTTACCCGAAATCACGCGGTTAGCCAACTTTGGTCGCCAGCACAATATGTTACTGGAAGTGTTTGTGCACGGTTCTTACTGCATTGGTTATTCGGGGTTGTGTTACATGAGTTCAGCGCGTAACGGCGCTTCCGGTAACCGCGGGCGTTGTAGCCAACCATGTCGCGATACCTACCAAAAAACCGATGTAGGTGTCTCTCATCCGCTGAATATGAAAGACAACTCCGCTTACGAAGATTTTGCGCCATTGGCCGATGCCGGCGTCTATTCCCTCAAAGTGGAAGGGCGCATGAAGCAATCGCACTATGTGTATACCGTAGTGGATCAGTGGCGTAAACAGATCGACAGCTATGAACAAAAAGGGCAGTTGCTGACCGATACGAGCGAGCTGTACAAGGTGTTTAACCGCGATTTTTCAGCCGGTTATTTAACAGGCACTATTAATCGCGATATGTACATTGATAACCCGCGTAACCATGCGGGTGACCATTTTGCTCAGCTAGCGGGCGTGTCTGATCAAGAGCAAAAACGCCTTATCAAGCAAAAAGTGTATGACGACAACACGCAAATCATGACGCACATGCAGCAGCGTATCGCTGACCTTGACCAAGAAGTGCATCAAGAGCCTGGGCGTAAAAACAAGATTGCGGATATTCAAGTTCCGGTATTGAAATCTCAGCACAGGAGTGATGAGCCCAATGTTATGCGGCTAAATGTGCTGATTGGCGACAGTGCTGATGCGGCTCGCTACCGTGGGCAAGAGGTGAGTGTTTACTACGCTTTACCATCAGCACTCGCGCGTCAGTTGCCAGCGATGCTTGAGCTTTTTGCGCAGCATCCGCACTTGATTGCGTGGTTCCCAGCGGTGCTGATTGGCGACGATTTCGATGCAGCGCAAACATTGCTCGAGTCTTTATCTCCAGCGCTTATCGTGACCAACAACACTGGGGTCGCCACCTTAGCTAACCAGTTAGGGATTGCATGGGTTGCAGGCCCGCAGCTTAACCTAACCAACTCCTATGCATTGCACTGCTTACAGGAAGAGTATCAATGTGTTGGCGCATTTTTGTCGAATGAGATTTCTGCAAAACAGATGAAGCATGTGGTGCGTCCAGAGCAATTTCGTCTTTGCTACAGCGTCTACCATCCTTTAGTTCTTCTAACGAGTCGCCAATGCATGTTCCAACAAACCATTGGTTGTCGTAAAAAGCGGGTCACTAAAGGGTGCTTGGCGAGCTGTAAGAAGTCTGCGTCGATCATCAATCTCAATGGTTCATCCTATGTGATTGATAAACAAAGAGGCGAACACAACAGTATTTATCATCAACATCATTGTATGAACCTGCAAGTGGTGCAGGATCTGCCACAGCTCTTTACTGATCTGTTCATTGATTTACGTGACGTACCGACCGAAACCAAGGTGAATTTGGACCGTGAAACGCTGGTATCACTGTTTAAACAGCTTTGTGAACCTCAATTGCGAGAGAGCGCAAGTGAGCAGTTACTTGCGTCGGTAGCTCCGACCACCAATGATCAATATCTCAAAGGATTAGCCTAA
- a CDS encoding DUF3012 domain-containing protein, protein MKRTLLLIVTAMTLSACGDEVGSKSWCQDLRDKPKTDWSSQNAIDYAKHCLLNNEVGSEQWCKGMDNTPKGDWTANQATSYAKHCVL, encoded by the coding sequence ATAAAAAGAACGCTGTTATTGATTGTTACTGCGATGACACTCTCCGCCTGTGGCGATGAAGTTGGGAGCAAATCTTGGTGCCAAGACTTGCGTGATAAACCCAAAACCGATTGGAGTAGTCAAAACGCCATCGATTATGCCAAACATTGTCTACTCAATAATGAAGTGGGCAGTGAGCAGTGGTGTAAAGGGATGGACAACACACCCAAAGGCGATTGGACGGCTAACCAAGCCACATCTTACGCTAAACACTGCGTCCTTTAG
- the rbsD gene encoding D-ribose pyranase produces the protein MKKATLLHAELSHLVATLGHTDEYTICDAGLPIPASAQRIDLALTKGIPAFIDTVKALLSESQIEGVILAEEFVKVSPQLHDELLSVLHKEEQQCGKAFAITYLPHEEFKTRTHHSKAVVRTGECTPYANVIFQVGVVF, from the coding sequence ATGAAAAAAGCGACACTTCTTCACGCTGAACTCTCTCATTTAGTGGCGACTCTCGGCCACACCGATGAATACACCATTTGCGACGCAGGTTTACCGATTCCAGCATCGGCGCAACGTATCGATTTAGCATTAACCAAAGGGATTCCTGCTTTCATCGATACAGTGAAAGCACTGTTGTCTGAATCGCAAATTGAAGGTGTGATTTTGGCGGAAGAGTTCGTCAAAGTGAGCCCTCAATTGCACGATGAGCTGTTATCGGTGCTGCATAAAGAAGAGCAGCAGTGTGGTAAAGCTTTCGCTATCACTTACCTGCCACACGAAGAGTTTAAAACGCGCACTCATCATAGCAAAGCCGTTGTCCGCACAGGTGAATGTACGCCTTATGCCAACGTGATTTTCCAAGTCGGCGTGGTGTTTTAA
- the rbsA gene encoding ribose ABC transporter ATP-binding protein RbsA: MTQPILALTQIEKAFPGVKALDKASLNVYSGRVMALMGENGAGKSTLMKVLTGIYNKDAGSIEYQGLPVKFKGPRESQLAGISIIHQELNLIPELTIAENIFLGREMVSPFGRILWKTMYRKADELLARLNVKHSARTLLGELSLGEQQMVEIAKALSFESKVIIMDEPTDALTDTETQSLFNVINELRDQGCGIVYISHRLKEIFEICDDITVLRDGKFIGQCAVKETDEEGLIEMMVGRRLDEQYPRVAVKQGDVSLAVEHLSGKGVHDVSFTLRKGEILGISGLMGAGRTELMKTIYGALPKTAGEVKVDGQLVDAHSPQDGLNAGIAYISEDRKGDGLILGLSVKENMSLCALPQLSKGMQIQHGAEKLAVDDFIHLFNIKTPKREQIIGNLSGGNQQKVAIAKGLMTRPKILILDEPTRGVDVGAKKEIYQLINEFKAEGMSIILVSSEMPEVLGMSDRILVMHEGRISGEFSATEANQENLLACAVGRTPQRQTANQPKTLLNEEPA, translated from the coding sequence ATGACCCAGCCAATTTTAGCTCTGACTCAGATTGAAAAGGCATTTCCAGGTGTGAAAGCGCTGGATAAGGCGAGTCTGAATGTGTATTCGGGACGAGTTATGGCGCTTATGGGGGAAAACGGCGCGGGTAAATCCACGTTGATGAAAGTCCTCACCGGTATTTATAACAAAGACGCGGGTAGCATTGAGTACCAAGGTCTTCCCGTCAAGTTTAAAGGGCCAAGAGAGTCGCAATTAGCAGGTATCAGTATCATTCACCAAGAGTTGAATTTGATTCCTGAACTGACGATTGCTGAGAATATCTTTCTTGGTCGAGAAATGGTATCGCCGTTTGGTCGCATCCTATGGAAGACCATGTATCGCAAAGCCGATGAGTTGTTGGCGCGTCTTAATGTAAAGCACAGTGCGCGCACATTGCTTGGTGAGCTGAGTTTAGGTGAGCAGCAGATGGTGGAAATTGCCAAAGCGCTCTCTTTTGAATCCAAAGTGATCATTATGGATGAGCCGACCGATGCGTTAACCGACACGGAAACGCAATCGCTCTTTAACGTGATCAATGAACTGCGTGACCAAGGTTGCGGCATTGTCTATATCTCCCATCGTCTCAAAGAGATCTTCGAAATTTGTGATGACATCACAGTGCTTCGTGACGGCAAATTTATCGGCCAATGTGCAGTGAAAGAGACCGACGAAGAAGGTTTGATTGAAATGATGGTGGGGCGTCGTTTGGATGAACAGTACCCTCGAGTAGCCGTTAAACAGGGCGATGTCTCTCTTGCGGTGGAACACCTCAGTGGCAAAGGTGTGCATGACGTGAGCTTTACCTTACGTAAAGGGGAGATCTTAGGCATTTCTGGTTTAATGGGCGCTGGCCGTACCGAGCTGATGAAGACCATCTATGGCGCACTACCTAAAACCGCCGGCGAAGTGAAAGTCGATGGACAATTGGTTGACGCTCATTCACCACAAGATGGTTTGAACGCAGGCATCGCCTATATCTCCGAAGACCGCAAAGGGGATGGTTTAATCCTTGGGTTATCGGTGAAAGAGAACATGAGCTTGTGCGCTTTGCCGCAATTGAGTAAAGGCATGCAAATTCAACATGGCGCAGAAAAACTGGCCGTGGATGATTTCATTCATCTATTCAATATCAAGACCCCGAAACGCGAACAGATCATTGGCAACCTTTCTGGTGGTAACCAGCAGAAAGTGGCGATCGCCAAAGGTTTGATGACACGACCTAAAATTCTCATCCTCGATGAACCGACGCGTGGTGTCGATGTCGGTGCGAAAAAAGAGATTTACCAACTGATTAATGAGTTTAAAGCGGAAGGCATGAGCATCATTTTGGTGTCCTCAGAAATGCCAGAAGTGCTCGGTATGAGCGATCGCATCCTAGTGATGCATGAAGGTCGTATCAGTGGCGAATTTAGCGCTACCGAAGCAAACCAAGAAAACTTATTGGCCTGTGCTGTAGGGCGAACCCCTCAACGCCAAACAGCGAATCAGCCAAAGACCTTATTAAACGAGGAACCAGCATGA
- the rbsC gene encoding ribose ABC transporter permease, producing the protein MSTETMNKSTATPSKKWLTKETLVEQKSLIALLVLVIVVSVLNPNFFTFGNLMNILRQTSVNAIIAVGMTLVILTAGIDLSVGSVLALSGAFAASMIALEVPVIVAVPVSLLAGAVLGAISGVIIAKGKVQAFIATLVTMTLLRGVTMVYTDGRPISTGFSDASDAFAWFGTGYLLGIPVPVWLMVVVFAGAWYLLNHTRFGRYVYALGGNESATRLSGINVDRVKIGVYAICGLLAALAGLIVTSRLSSAQPTAGMGYELDAIAAVVLGGTSLMGGKGKIMGTLIGALIIGFLNNALNLLDVSSYYQMIAKAVVILLAVLVDNKNK; encoded by the coding sequence ATGAGTACCGAAACCATGAATAAATCCACCGCGACTCCAAGTAAGAAGTGGTTAACCAAAGAGACATTAGTTGAGCAGAAATCGCTGATCGCGTTGCTTGTCCTTGTGATTGTAGTGTCGGTGCTTAACCCTAACTTCTTCACCTTTGGCAACCTAATGAACATCCTGCGTCAAACTTCGGTCAATGCGATCATCGCAGTTGGGATGACATTGGTGATTTTGACTGCCGGTATCGACCTAAGTGTTGGTTCAGTGCTCGCACTCTCCGGTGCATTTGCCGCCAGTATGATCGCTTTAGAAGTGCCGGTGATTGTGGCTGTTCCTGTCTCTTTATTGGCGGGGGCTGTACTGGGTGCCATTAGTGGTGTGATCATCGCCAAAGGTAAAGTTCAGGCCTTCATCGCCACTTTGGTTACCATGACCTTACTGCGCGGCGTCACCATGGTGTATACCGATGGTAGACCAATTTCGACAGGTTTTAGTGATGCATCGGATGCATTTGCTTGGTTTGGTACCGGTTATCTACTGGGTATTCCAGTGCCAGTGTGGCTGATGGTGGTGGTATTTGCTGGTGCTTGGTATCTGCTTAATCACACTCGCTTTGGTCGTTATGTTTATGCCCTTGGTGGTAACGAATCGGCGACTCGTCTTTCTGGGATTAACGTTGATCGCGTCAAAATCGGTGTGTATGCCATCTGTGGTCTGCTGGCTGCTCTAGCAGGATTGATTGTGACCTCGCGACTCTCTTCTGCTCAGCCTACCGCTGGTATGGGTTACGAACTGGATGCGATTGCTGCCGTGGTGCTTGGTGGTACCAGCCTCATGGGCGGTAAAGGCAAAATCATGGGAACCTTGATTGGTGCGCTTATCATCGGTTTCCTAAATAACGCGCTTAACCTTTTGGATGTGTCGTCTTA